Proteins encoded by one window of Homo sapiens chromosome 6 genomic scaffold, GRCh38.p14 alternate locus group ALT_REF_LOCI_6 HSCHR6_MHC_QBL_CTG1:
- the MSH5 gene encoding mutS protein homolog 5 isoform a (isoform a is encoded by transcript variant 1; The RefSeq protein aligns at 90% coverage compared to this genomic sequence) codes for MASLGANPRRTPQGPRPGAASSGFPSPAPVPGPREAEEEEVEEEEELAEIHLCVLWNSGYLGIAYYDTSDSTIHFMPDAPDHESLKLLQRVLDEINPQSVVTSAKQDENMTRFLGKLASQEHREPKRPEIIFLPSVDFGLEISKQRLLSGNYSFIPDAMTATEKILFLSSIIPFDCLLTPPGDLRFTPIPLLIPSQVRALGGLLKFLGRRRIGVELEDYNVSVPILGFKKFMLTHLVNIDQDTYSVLQIFKSESHPSVYKVASGLKEGLSLFGILNRCHCKWGEKLLRLWFTRPTHDLGELSSRLDVIQFFLLPQNLDMAQMLHRLLGHIKNVPLILKRMKLSHTKVSDWQVLYKTVYSALGLRDACRSLPQSIQLFRDIAQEFSDDLHHIASLIGKVVDFEGSLAENRFTVLPNIDPEIDEKKRRLMGLPSFLTEVARKELENLDSRIPSCSVIYIPLIGFLLSIPRLPSMVEASDFEINGLDFMFLSEEKLHYRSARTKELDALLGDLHCEIRDQETLLMYQLQCQVLARAAVLTRVLDLASRLDVLLALASAARDYGYSRPRYSPQVLGVRIQNGRHPLMELCARTFVPNSTECGGDKGRVKVITGPNSSGKSIYLKQVGLITFMALVGSFVPAEEAEIGAVDAIFTRIHSCESISLGLSTFMIDLNQQVAKAVNNATAQSLVLIDEFGKGTNTVDGLALLAAVLRHWLARGPTCPHIFVATNFLSLVQLQLLPQGPLVQYLTMETCEDGNDLVFFYQVSDLIRSGKPIKPVKDLLKKNQMENCQTLVDKFMKLDLEDPNLDLNVFMSQEVLPAATSIL; via the exons ATGGCCTCCTTAGGAGCGAACCCAAGGAGGACACCGCAGGGACCGAGACCTGGGGCGGCCTCCTCCGGCTTCCCCAGCCCGGCCCCAGTGCCGGGCCccagggaggccgaggaggaggaagtcgaggaggaggaggagctggccGAG ATCCATCTGTGTGTGCTGTGGAATTCAGGATACTTGGGCATTGCCTACTATGATACTAGTGACTCCACTATCCACTTCATGCCAGATGCCCCAGACCACGAGAGCCTCAAGCTTCTCCAGAGAG TTCTGGATGAGATCAATCCCCAGTCTGTTGTTACGAGTGCCAAACAGGATGAGAATATGACTCGATTTCTGGGAAAGCTTG CCTCCCAGGAGCACAGAGAGCCTAAAAGACCTGAAATCATATTTTTGCCAagtgtggattttg GTCTGGAGATAAGCAAACAACGCCTCCTTTCTGGAAACTACTCCTTCATCCCAGACGCCATGACTGCCACTGAGAAaatcctcttcctctcttccattATTCCCTTTGACTGCCTCCTCACA CCCCCAGGAGATTTAAGATTTACCCCGATTCCACTGCTGAtcccctcccaggttcgagcactTGGAGGGCTGCTGAAGTTCCTGGGTCGAAGAAGAATCGGGGTTGAACTGGAAGACTATAATGTCAGCGTCCCCATCCTGGGCTTTAAGAAATTTATGTT GACTCATCTGGTGAACATAGATCAAGACACTTACAG TGTTCTACAGATTTTTAAGAGTGAGTCTCACCCCTCAGTGTACAAAGTGGCCAGTGGACTGAAGGAGGGGCTCAGCCTCTTTG GAATCCTCAACAGATGCCACTGTAAGTGGGGAGAGAAGCTGCTCAG GCTATGGTTCACACGTCCGACTCATGACCTGGGGGAGCTCAGTTCTCGTCTGGACGTCATTCAGTTTTTTCTGCTGCCCCAGAATCTGGACATGGCTCAGATGCTGCATCGGCTCCTGGGTCACATCAAGAACGTGCCT CTGATTCTGAAACGCATGAAGTTGTCCCACACCAAGGTCAGCGACTGGCAGGTTCTCTACAAG ACTGTGTACAGTGCCCTGGGCCTGAGGGATGCCTGCCGCTCCCTGCCGCAGTCCATCCAGCTCTTTCGGGACATTGCCCAAGAGTTCTCTGATGACCTGCACCATATCGCCAGCCTCATTGGGAAAGTA GTGGACTTTGAGGGCAGCCTTGCTGAAAATCGCTTCACAGTCCTCCCCAACATAGATCCTGAAATTGATGAGA AAAAGCGAAGACTGATGGGACTTCCCAGTTTCCTTACTGAGGTTGCCCGCAAGGAGCTGGAGAATCTGGACTCCCGTATTCCTTCATGCAGTGTCATCTACATCCCTCTG ATTGGCTTCCTTCTTTCTATTCCCCGCCTGCCTTCCATGGTAGAGGCCAGTGACTTTGAGATTAATGGACTGGACTTCATG TTTCTCTCAGAGGAGAAGCTGCACTATCGTAGTGCCCGAACCAAGGAGCTGGATGCATTGCTGGGGGACCTGCACTGCGAGATCCGGG ACCAGGAGACGCTGCTGATGTACCAGCTACAGTGCCAGGTGCTGGCACGAGCAGCTGTCTTAACCCGAGTATTGGACCTTGCCTCCCGCCTGGACGTCCTGCTGGCTCTTGCCAGTGCTGCCCGGGACTATGGCTACTCAAGGCCGCGTTACTCCCCACAAGTCCTTGGGGTACGAATCCAGAATGGCAG ACATCCTCTGATGGAACTCTGTGCCCGAACCTTTGTGCCCAACTCCACAGAATGTGGTGGGGACAAAGGGAGGGTCAAAGTCATCACTGGACCCAACTCATCAGGGAAGAGCATATACCTCAAACAG GTAGGCTTGATCACATTCATGGCCCTGGTAGGCAGCTTTGTGCCAGCAGAGGAGGCCGAAATTGGGGCAGTAGACGCCATCTTCACACGAATTCATAGCTGCGAATCCATCTCCCTTGGCCTCTCCACCTTCATGATCGACCTCAACCAG CAGGTGGCGAAAGCAGTGAACAATGCCACTGCACAGTCGCTGGTCCTTATTGATGAATTTGGAAAGGGAACCAACACG GTGGATGGGCTCGCGCTTCTGGCCGCTGTGCTCCGACACTGGCTGGCACGTGGACCCACATGCCCCCACATCTTTGTGGCCACCAACTTTCTGAGCCTTGTTCAGCTACAACTGCTGCCACAAGGGCCCCTGGTGCAGTATTTG